DNA from Bacteroides zoogleoformans:
TTCTTCAGAGGCGGATATGCCGCTGCAACCGGACGGTGGACGTTCGGAGGGGAATTCTCGTACCGGGCGGTGCAAGAGTTTCGCGACATAGACCCTCGCCCCAACAATAAGGCGGCCGACCTGCAGGCCAAAGTCGGCGCCGCTTACGGCATCCGGGCCCCGTATGCGGTGGCTCTGTCCGCCGAAGCGCGCAAATACAAGCAAAACGGCTCTCTGGCCTACTACAACGAACTGGGGGTATCGAAGACGTTCCACCTTACGGGATTGGGGAACAGCTACACCCGCTTCGACGGTACCCGCACGACCGTTCGCTATCAGGGACACAGCTACGGAGCCGGAGTAGATTTGCTGCCCGTACAGGCCGGCGGCAGATGGAGCGGGAGCTTCCATTATCGTTATTCTTTCTACGAGAAGATGCTGCCCGAGTCCAACGACCTCACACTGAACGAGCTGAAAGAAAACAACCTGCAAGGCGAGGTGACCCGGACTTTCTTACGGCATGCCCGCCGGTTCTTCGGCCTTAAGGCATCGGTAGCCTACAACGAGCGGAAAGGGACGGAAAACCTCTACGGCGACGCAGTGAACCACATCTATCCGCATATCTCCGCCGTAGAGCAGTTCGGCAGCAAGGCGCTGCACGCAACGGCAAGCGGCAGTTATGAGCAGGAACAGACGGAGAAGTGGCGATGGAGCCTGCAGCCTGCCATCGGGTATCTGCAACGGGAAGACACCTACCACACGCCTGCCAAGAGCATGAAGTACAGTCTGTGGAGCGCTTCGCTGCACTTTGCTTCGACCCATAAATGGAGCAAAAGCCTGCTGTACGCGCGTGTTTACGGCATTTACCAAGGAAAGATAGACGCCTCGCTGAACATCGCCGGGCAAACGGCGCACCCGTATGCCCTGACCGTCTTGCAACAGAACCTCGAGATGCTGAGCGGCAGCCGTACGACATACGGCCTCTCTCTGCGATGGTCTCGATACATCGGAAAGAATCTGGGCTACGCGGAAGTCGGGTGGCAACATACGCTATACGCCGACCGCGAGAAGAACCGTTCATTCCAAGCAGGCATCGGAGTGTATCTGTAGGCCTGTCCAATCATTAGCAAACAACATTTTTATACTAACTAATAACAAGAGAACAATGAAAACCAAGAACATTCTCATCGCAGCCATTGCTGCAACAGCACTCACATTCACCGCATGCGGCAACAAGCAAGCCAAGAACGCGGACAGTTCTACAACCGCCGAACAGACTTCAGGCGTACTCGGAATAGACAGCCTGCTGGCCGATGCCGAAGCATTGGCCAATCAGGAAGTGACCGTCGAAGGCGTATGCACGCATGCCTGCAAGCACGGTGCCACCAAGATTTTCCTGATGGGCAGCGACGACACGCAGACCATTCGTGTGGAAGCAGGCGAACTGGGTTCGTTCGACACGAAATGCGTCAACAGCATCGTGCGTGTGAAAGGTACGCTCATGGAACAGCGTGTGGACGAAGCCTACCTGCAAAAATGGGAATCTCAACTGAAAGAAGCTTCTGCCCAAAAGCACGGCGAAGAGGGTGAAGGCGGATGCAGCACCGAGAAGAAAGCACGCAACGAAACGGCCAACACGCCCGAAGCACGCATCGCCGACTTCCGTGCCAAGATAGCCGACCGTCAGGCAAAAGAGGGGAAAGCCTATCTGTCTTTCTACTACATACAGGCCACCGGCTATGAGATTCAGTAAGTCGCCGACGGAAGAAGGCATACCGAACGTCAAGAACGAGCGGCAACGCAACACTCAAGGCAAGGCCGGCACGCTTCTGCGCAAGTGGTGCCGCCTTGTGCACCGCGACGTGTCGTTCTTCTTCTCGGGGATGGTGCTGATATACGCCATTTCGGGCATTGCGATGAACCACCGCAGCAGCTTCAATCCTCACTACTCGATAGAACGACAGGAGTACAAGCTGACCGAGGCGCTTCTCCCGCAAGCGGATATCCGCAAGGAGGATGTGCTGAAGTTGCTGGAACCCATCGACGAAGCAGGCAACTACACCAAGCATTACTTCCCCAAAGAGGGCGAGATGAAGGTGTTTCTGAAAGGAGGTTCCAACGTGATGATAGACCTTGCCGACCGCCACGTGGTGTATGAGAAACTGACACGCCGTCCGTTGCTGAGCGCCCTGACCAAGCTGCACTACAACCCCGGAAGCTGGTGGACACACTTCTCCGACTTGTTTGCGGGAGGACTTATCCTCATCACGCTGACAGGCCTCATCATGCTGAAAGGCCCGAAAGGATTGTGGGGACGCGGAGGAATAGAGTTGGCGGCGGGGATATTGATACCGCTGCTGTTTCTCTTTCTCTAAAGCCTCTCTCCCCGTCTCCTGTCCCATAGGGAGGGGGGAGGGGGTTCGGACTGTCTG
Protein-coding regions in this window:
- a CDS encoding DUF6850 family outer membrane beta-barrel protein, coding for MKKGLISSLLFLSVAVSSSWAQGEDTVFILKRAFMHSAAKREFLTRPFLNPALNYYRQSYSLSTLGAGGRWDGQSRAIVAELGDGWKGFLVAGDSYVCTSEKSRIWGDAYYRNGTRRNVQWNESSDYELLYPYVAADTIGGDMKSETYFFRGGYAAATGRWTFGGEFSYRAVQEFRDIDPRPNNKAADLQAKVGAAYGIRAPYAVALSAEARKYKQNGSLAYYNELGVSKTFHLTGLGNSYTRFDGTRTTVRYQGHSYGAGVDLLPVQAGGRWSGSFHYRYSFYEKMLPESNDLTLNELKENNLQGEVTRTFLRHARRFFGLKASVAYNERKGTENLYGDAVNHIYPHISAVEQFGSKALHATASGSYEQEQTEKWRWSLQPAIGYLQREDTYHTPAKSMKYSLWSASLHFASTHKWSKSLLYARVYGIYQGKIDASLNIAGQTAHPYALTVLQQNLEMLSGSRTTYGLSLRWSRYIGKNLGYAEVGWQHTLYADREKNRSFQAGIGVYL
- a CDS encoding PepSY-associated TM helix domain-containing protein, with protein sequence MRFSKSPTEEGIPNVKNERQRNTQGKAGTLLRKWCRLVHRDVSFFFSGMVLIYAISGIAMNHRSSFNPHYSIERQEYKLTEALLPQADIRKEDVLKLLEPIDEAGNYTKHYFPKEGEMKVFLKGGSNVMIDLADRHVVYEKLTRRPLLSALTKLHYNPGSWWTHFSDLFAGGLILITLTGLIMLKGPKGLWGRGGIELAAGILIPLLFLFL